The genome window CCTGCCGCCAGGTTGAAGGCCTGGCAAATGAAATTCTAGCTAGAAGAATGCCCCTTGGCTCGAAGTGTTATCTTAGTAGCGCTTCGTGAAACGTTTGTCAAGACAATTCTCGCTCAAATGCATATCTCGGAAAAGCTGTGGTTATTCTTCTAAGAAGAATACGTTCTGCGATCATGGCATTTAACGCTTTACAAAGGCATGGCGAATTGAGAACAAGTAGCGGCCAACTGATCCGATGCCTGTAAGGAACTACATCGCCGTTGTGGAGAGGGCCTTTCGAGTCCTTGAGGCTTTCAATGGCGAACGAGAGGTGCCGTTAGGGGGGCCTTCGACACGCGCCTGCATTGTGAAAAGTTCCGTTTATCGCACTCTTTATACCCTGGCGCAATTTGGGTATGTAGAGAAACTGCCAGAAGGGCGGTATTCATTGAGCACGCGTTGGAGCTTTCTGGTGCTGAGGGGACACGGCTGCGATGCATGATTGGAGATGACGGAAAGGATTCGACGGAGAGGCATAGCGCGGTGGCTGGCGCGGGGCGAATAGCCTTATGATAGGACCCGCCGCGCTGCGGATTTAGCCTATATTATTCCCCACACCGCCCCGCCAATTTTGCGGAGCCTCCCCGCGTGTAGCATTTTGCAATTTGGAGGAGCGGGTCGTTCGGGTCGAAAGAAAGGTTCCAGATAATAACCCCGTCGGAGTTCCTGCAGCCAGCCTCGATCGAACTCAGGAACGCTCGCACGCTCGGTTCTCCCTCCCGGTGCCACGAGGCCGCATGCGCGTAAATGCCAGCATAGACCGGGAACCGCTTTCCAACAACCACCCGTGCGTTCTCCAGAAACGAGGACAGGCCTTCCCCGCGCTCGAGATTCATCCACCAGAACCAGACGCCGTCCACGCATCCTTCAAGAAGCTTTGCGATGCCCTGGTCAAGCTCATAGACAGTCGGCACAAAAAGGAAATGAGGATTGATCATCTGCTTGGCGTGATAAATCGTGCTGAGGTATCCATGCGTGAAGATTTGTTTGTTGCCATCGATCAGCAGGTCGTCGATATTCGCTCCGCGCAGATGTGGATACTTCAGTGAGAGTTCGGCGAGCGTCTGGAACCATTTAACAAAATCGGTGTCATAAGGATGTGAGTCGCCACCTTCTGTCGGCGGGATAAGTATCGCCCAGAGATCGATGTCGGCTGTCTGTGCAGCCGAAAGAAGCTTTTTGAAATTAGCCCAGTCGGTCGGGGGACCGCCCGAAATCGGGAGAGCTGCGCATTCGAAACCAAAGTCATGAAGCAGGATGATCGTTCGTTCGACATTAAGGCTGTGATCAGGGTTTTGGATAGGGCTAAGCCACGCGCATGGCGCGGAGCCCATAGCGTGCCACGTCTCATTCTCTCCCAGGCCCGAAGATTGGCCGTGGGCCATCTGGCCCGCAAGGCCAGCGGAGGCCGTGAGTCCTAATACCAGGATTGCGCAAAGCACGGTATTTCCCCAATTCCGCATAAGGTTCCTCCTTATTCCGGCAATGTGAACAATATGACTAGCAACCGCCCGCACGGCAATACCGTATCCGCGTCGCATAGCGGGCCATTTGCGCCTTCACTTCTTCCACAGCTCCCCGGCCAACGTTTACGCTGACGAAAATTGCCGGCGGTTTGCCACGAAGGCTCTGAACGCGAACGTTCGAGGTTGGCCAAGACAATGACGGCCATGCCCGCAGCCTTCATTCGTAAAGCTATTTTGACCGGGAGCGCGTTTCGCCCTGAGTTCGAAATCACAATTCCAACATCACCTGGTTCGAACCCCGCGCTCTCTGTCAGCTCTTCCGCCGCGTCGAGACCCCTCTCAAACGCAGTGCTCTCAAGAGCGCCGAGTCCGAATCCGAGTCGTGGATCGAGAATGAGGTTGACAGCGACGAGTTCTCCCCCACGATAGAAGACTTCCTGAGCCAGCAACCCTGAATATCCCGAACCGAAGATGTGGATGATTCCGCCGGGCCCGAGCACTGTCGCGGCTAACACACCGGCCGAACGAATCTGCGTGAAGCCTATCGAGGCCAGCAGATCACGAGCCGCACTCAGGTATTGTTCAACCGGATCAGTGTGATATGCAGTCATGAAGCACAAAGATAGTGTACCGGGACCGAGCGTTGCAAGAAAAAGCGACATCTATTCAGCGCGTCATTGCGCAGAGAAGAATGCGAAGATGGTCCTTGGCGGCACCAAGTTTTATCTTTTGCTTGACACCCTGCTTGCAGCGATGATACGAAGTTCTGGCGGCCGCAACATGTTCTGCATTGCGCAACGCTATGCAGTTCTCAGCCTACCGTTGATTTTGGGGAAAGCGGCTCCTTAAGGAGAAGCTTGACCGTCGGACGATGGCATTGGTTGTTGCTGGGCTGAAAGAGGAAATGGATGCGTGCCAGTCCGGGAGAATTTATCTGCTGGTCGGAAGAAGAGCGCAACTACTGGTTTTTCAGCGCCAGGGATGGGCTCGAGCGGTTCCGGCAGGTGGCTTTTGCTCACAGCAATGAGTGCGAGCTGCAAGAAATCGCGCGTTCGGATAGTGGATTACCTGTATATCGGCTTCGTCTCGGGTGCGGGCGGACGCAGGTTGCTTTTCTTTCGGGTATGCACGGGCCTGAACCCAGTGGCCCACGCGGGCTTCTCACCTTCCTTGATATGCTTCTTAACGGAGCTAAGCCGTTCGGCATTTCGGTCGATGCCTCGCGCATTCTCAGCACGCTGACCCTGAATCTTTTCCCACTCATGAATCCGGGCGGCGCAGAGCGCTTTTCGCATCATTTTCCGGACTGCTGGCATCCCACATGGCTGCCCAACTGGGACGACGCGGATATCGCGCGCTTTTACGCCGAAGGGAATGAACCGAACAAGTTTTTCAACGGAAGCTACGTCAAGACACCGCCGATGCGTTTCACTCCGCAGCAGATTGCACAGTGGGAGGCGACCGGACATGAGCTCGGTTCGAGCCTGACGGACGGCGGACTTGACATGTGGTTCGACTGGGACGATACGCAGGCGCCGGAAACGCGCGCGGTGAAAGCAGCTCTCTCAGCCATCCGGCCTCTGTGTGTCGCGGACTATCACAATTTCATGTTTCCGAGCGAAGTTTTCGCGCCCACTCCCTATTCACAAGGAAAATTGCGCCAGGATGAGATTGATCTCGCGCTGGCTGTCCAGCGAGAATGGCACAAGCGAGGCCTGCCTTTTCACGAGCGGCCACCCAGACCCTACAC of Acidobacteriota bacterium contains these proteins:
- a CDS encoding SIS domain-containing protein, encoding MSLFLATLGPGTLSLCFMTAYHTDPVEQYLSAARDLLASIGFTQIRSAGVLAATVLGPGGIIHIFGSGYSGLLAQEVFYRGGELVAVNLILDPRLGFGLGALESTAFERGLDAAEELTESAGFEPGDVGIVISNSGRNALPVKIALRMKAAGMAVIVLANLERSRSEPSWQTAGNFRQRKRWPGSCGRSEGANGPLCDADTVLPCGRLLVILFTLPE